The Akkermansia muciniphila genome includes the window GGAGGCCATGGCGTGGTCCGACCTGAGAACGCTCAGCGACTCGCAGATCAAGTCCCTGGCCCAGAACATGGTCAAGGAGGTCAAGAAGAGGGGGCCCTTCCTGAACATGTCCGACTTTGTCAACCGGCGCCTGCAGAGCGGGGAGATGGGGGTGAAGGGGGCGCTTCAGGCGGCCATTGACGAAAGCTCCATCAACAGCACGTTTGACGAACTCTCCGACATGGTCATCACGCCCAAGGGAGGGTACCCGAACCAGGACGCGGCCAAGGGGTCGGTGTATACGGCGGCTCCCGGCTACCTGATCCAGTCGGACGTGCTGGCGGTGCTGGGCAACATTTTAACGACGCGCGACGATACGTTTACGATCCGGGCCTACGGGGAGCTGACCAACCGCGAAGGGGTGGTGCTGTCGCGCGCGTGGTGCGAGGCGGTGGTGCAGAGGGGGATCAACTACGTGGATCCGGTGAACAGCCCCGAGACGCCGGTCAAGAAGATCAACATGAAGAGCGGAGCCTTGGAGGAGACGGAGCTGAGCGCGGTGAACAAGGCGTTCGGGAGGAAGTTCAACNGGCCAAGGGGTCGGTGTATACGGCGGCTCCCGGCTACCTGATCCAGTCTGACGTGCTGGCGGTGCTGGGCAACATTTTAACGACGCGCGACGATACGTTTATGATCCGGGCCTACGGGGAGCTGACCAACCGGGAGGGGGTGGTGCTGTCGCGCGCGTGGTGCGAGGCGGTGGTGCAGAGGGGGATCAACTACGTGGATCCGGTGAACAGCCCCGAGACGCCGGTCAAGAAGATCAACATGAAGAGCGGAGCCTTGGAGGAGACGGAGCTGAGCGCGGTTAACAAGGCGTTCGGGAGGAAGTTCTACATCGTGTCCTTCCGCTGGCTGTCTCCCGAGGAGGTGTAGGAGAGAGAAGACAGAAGGGTTTTATCAGGGCCGCTTTCCCAGCTAGAGGGGGAGCGGCCCTTTTTGCGCTCAGGGGAGGGAAAGCAAGATAGGGATTATAGGGGTGAGAGGGGTGAGAGGGGAGGCCCCCATTACCCCCATTACCCCCATTACCCCCATTACCNTGCAGAGGGGGATCAACTACGTGGATCCGGTGAACAGCCCCGAGACGCCGGTCAAGAAGATCAACATGAAGAGCGGAGCCTTGGAGGAGACGGAGCTGAGCGCGGTGAACAAGGCGTTCGGGAGGAAGTTCAACATCGTGTCCTTCCGCTGGCTGTCTCCCGAGGAGGTGTAGGAGAGAGAAGACAGAAGGGTTTTATCAGGGCCGCTTTCCCGGCTAGAGGGGAAGCGGCCCTTTTTGCGCTCAGGGGAGGGAAAGCAAGATAGGGATTATAGGGGTGAGAGGGGTGAGAGGGGAGGCCCCCATTACCCCTATCACCCGTATACCTGCGCATCAGCCTTTCTGCTCCCCGGGTACCCGTCAGGTTATCAATTTTANGGGAGGAAGTTCAACATCGTGTCCTTCCGCTGGCTGTCTCCCGAGGAGGTGTAGGAGAGAGAAGACGGAAGGGTTTTATCAGGGCCGCTTTCCCAGCTAGAGGGGGAGCGGCTCTTTTTGCGTTCAGGGGAGGGAAAGCAAGATAGGGATTATAAGGGTGATAGGGGAGGGGCAGATTGGCCACTAGGGACAGGTGCGGGCAGGGAAGTGCGCGCAGGAAGTCATTCCGTTCAGCGCGCGGAGAGGTGGCGGCTTCTGAAGACGAAACCGACGGCAAAGGTAACCAGGGTGCCGATCGTCACGCGCCAGGGGAACGCTATTTCCGGAATATATTGTTTCCAGCCGCCGGGAAGGGGAATGAGCTCCGTCAGGAAGGCGATGACCAGGAAGCCAGCTGCCATGGCAATGATGTTCCCCTTGTCATTTCCCCTGGTGCGCGTCAGCATTCCCAGCAGGAAGATGCCGAGCAGGGAGCCGTAGGTGTAGCCGAAGATGCCCAGGGCTATTTGAATGATGCGGACGTCCGGATGGTGCACCACGTACCACGCCGTAATGGATCCCACCAGAATGAGCAGCAGGGAGAAGCCGGCCGTTCCCCAGCGCACGCACCGGAGGAGTTCCCGTTCCGTGGCTTCCGGTTTGAATACCCCCTGGTACCAGTCCTTGGTGGCGGTGGTCGCCAGGGAGTTGAGGGCCGTGGAGAGGGAGCCCATGGCGGTTGCCAGCAATCCGGCGATCAGCAGCCCGCGGATGCCGTTGGGCAGTTCATGGATGATGAAGTAGGGGAAGACGTGAAGCTGGGGCGTGTCCGCAGGGAGGGCTGCTGGTGTGGTTTGGTAGAAGACATAGAGGAGAATGCCCGTGAACAGGAAGACAATGACGATGGGGAAGTCCAGCAAGCCGGAGACGATGACGGCCCGCGTGCCGCCTTTTTCCGTTTTTGCCGCCAGCATGCGCTGCACCATGTCCTGGTCCGTTCCATGCGTAGCCATGGTGATGAAGGTGGCCCCCAGGAACGCAGCCCATACCGTGTATTCCTGGCCCAGGATGTGGGTGCACTGCTGCAGGAAGTCCAGACCTTCCTTTGTTCCCCAGGAAAAGAATTTCCAGTCGCCACCGCCGTTCATGGAGGCGGAGATGGAGGCCCACCCGCCGGGGATGTGGGAGAAGAGGACCCACAGGGCGGAGAGCATGGAGACGCCGAGCACGACCGCCTGGAGAACGTCCGTCCAGACGACGGCTTTTAAACCGCCTATGGCCGTGTAAATGGTGGTGGCAACGGAGATGGCGACCAGCGCCCCGATGTAGAGCAGGACAATCTGGTCGGAGTCCGCCGTGGCGCCCGTCATGAATTGGTAGGCAATGACCAGGAGAATGCCCGCAAAGTAGAGCCTGGTTCCGCTGGCCAGCACCCGGCTGATCAGGAAGACCATGGAGGCCGTGCGGCGCGTCAGGAGCCCGAACCGTTTCTCCAGGTATTCATAGATGGAGACTACCTTGTAATCATAGTAGGGTTTCAGGAAGAGTTTGCCTACGATGATGCGGCCCAGAATGGTGCCGATACAGAGCTGGGCGTACGTGAAGTTGCGCGTATGGTAGCCTTCTCCCGGAGCGCCCAGAAAGGTGGCCGCGCTGATTTCCGCCGCCAGGATGGAGGCCAGAATGGCCCACCAGGGCAGGGAACGGTTTCCCAGGGCATAGTCCGTCAGGGAGTTCTGCTTTCGTCCCGCATAGATGCCAATGCAGAAGATAGCGAGAAAGTAGACGGCGATGACGAGGATATCCGTGAACATGCCTGGAGAGAGAAGGCCTTTTCCTGAATTGTTATTCTGGAAAAGGCCCCGGGATCAATGAATGGTCAGGAGTGGCTTTTGTGTTCCAGCGCGGCGGAAACCAGGCCGGAGAAGAGCGGGTGGGCCCGGTTGGGCGCGGACTGGAATTCCGGGTGGTACTGGCAGGCAATGAAGAAGGGGTGGGAGGGCAGTTCCACAACTTCCACCAGCCCGTGTTCATCATTGACGGCGCTGATGACCAGGCCTGCGTTTTCCAATTCACCACGGTAGGCCGGGTTGAATTCATAACGGTGGCGGTGGCGTTCTGTGACGCTGTCCTTGCCGTACAGTTTGTGCGCCAGCGTTCCGGGCTGGATCAGGGCCTTGTAGGCGCCTAGGCGCATGGTTGCGCCCATGGCCTTGATGCCCTTCTGTTCTTCCTGGAGGCTGATGACGGGGTGGGTGGATTTTTGATCGAATTCCGTGGAGTTTGCGTCGTCCATGCCGCAGATGTGGCGCGCGTATTCAATGACGGCTACCTGCATGCCCAGGCAGATGCCCAGGAACGGGATGCCCTTGGTGCGCGCGTATTCCACCGTTTGTATTTTCCCTTCAATGCCGCGGTCTCCAAAGCCGCCCGGCACTAGAATGCCGTCCACGGAGCCGATCAGCGCTTCAGCGCCTTTTTCCTCAATTTCTTCCGCGTCTATCCGGAGGATTTCCACGCGCGCGTCATTTTCCGCGCCGGCATGGGTGAAGGATTCATAGATGGATTTATAGGCGTCCTGAAGGGCGATGTATTTGCCCACTACAGCAATTTTTATGGAGTGGCTGGGGCTGATGACGCGGCCTACGTAACGCTGCCAGTCCGCCAGGTTGGGCGCCGGAACGTCCAGGCCCAGGCGCTTGGTGACGATGCGGTCTATTTTGTCCTGGCTAAGGTCCAGGGGGCATTCGTAGATGGTGTTTTTAACGTCGCGGAAGGCGATGACGTTTTTGGCCTCCACATTGCAGAACATGGCGATTTTGCGCCGTTCGTCCTCGCTCATGTCGTATTCCGTCCGGCAAATGATCACGTCCGGCTGGATGCCGATTTCCCGGAGCTTGGCGACGGATTGCTGGGTGGGCTTGGTTTTCATTTCCCCGGCGGCCTTGATGTAGGGGAGCAGGGTGACGTGGATGAAGCAGACATTGTCACGGCCCACTTCCAGGGCGAATTGCCGCAGGGCTTCCAGGAAGATGTGGCCTTCCATGTCCCCCACCGTGCCGCCTATTTCCGTGATGATGATGTCCACGTCAGATTTTTCCGTGACTTCATAAAGACGGTTTTTGATTTCATCCGTGACGTGCGGAATGTATTGAACCGTTTTCCCCAGGTAGTCTCCGCGGCGTTCCTTCCGTAGCACGCTTTCAAAGACCTGTCCGGAGGTGAGGTTGTTGAGGCGGGAGAGGCTGCAATGGACAAAGCGTTCGTAGTGGCCCAGGTCCAGGTCCGTTTCAGCCCCGTCATTCAGGACGTACACTTCCCCGTGCTGGAACGGGCTCATGGTGCCGGGGTCCACATTGAGGTAGGGGTCAAATTTTTGAAGGGTGACCTTGAGACCGCAGCGCTCCAGCAGGGTACCGATGGATGCTGCTGCCAGCCCTTTGCCAAGAGAGGAGACGACACCACCTGTGACGAAGATGTATTTCATGTTTATGGTTCCTAATGTGTGTTTAATAAGATTTGTTCCACCTGGGCTGCCTGTTCCGGCGTATCCACGCCCACGCTGACGTGGTCCGTCAGGATGACTCTGATTCGGGCGCCGTTTTCCAGCGCGCGCAGTTGTTCCAGAGATTCCGTTTGTTCCAGGGGTGTGGGTTCCCAGCGCACGTAGTTTTCAAGGAAGTCCCGGCGGTAGGCGTAAATGCCCAGATGGCGCAGGGGGGGGGTGACGCGGGGATGGCGGGCGTAGGGGATGACGGAGCGGGAAAAGTACAGGGCGTCTCCGTTGCGGGNCAGGGGAGGGAAAGCAAGATAGGGATTATAGGGGTGAGAGGGGTGAGAGGGGAGGCCCCCATTACCCCTATCACCCGTATACCTGCGCATCAGCCTTTCTGCTCCCCGGGTACCCGTCAGGTTATCAATTTTATCCTGTGCAGATGGGTCCCGGATAACAGAGATGCTGAGTTCATGGGTTTCCCATCTGGGAAAGTGGGCTAATAACCGCTGGAAATTTCTATTTTTTATCTCCCACATCCCTACTTTGAGCTTGCACGGCCTCCCTCATTCCTGTACTTCACAAGGGATATAAAACCCATCCGGTCTTTCCGGTGGATTCCGCCTGCCGCATACTCTCCCGCACGATTGTGCGTCAAGGATCCATGCAGCCGGCAAAAGCCCCCTCTTTTTATTTTTCACTCCCCGAATATATGCGCCTTTTACCTGTCCTGACCCTTACCTGCCTTCTCGGAAGCGTGTCTTTCGTCCACGGACAAACCCGCACCCCCGCCCAGCCGGAGCCCGCCAAACCGGCCCCGAACGCTCCGGCAGCCGATACCGTGGACAAATCCCTTCCCCCCGCCTCCGTCAACGGCATCCGGTTCGTCCTTAAGACGCCCATGTCCCTGCCGTCCCCCATTTACATGCCCATTGATCCCAAGAGGCTGGAAAAGGTGGAAATCCGCGCCGCCCTTCCCGGACGCCGCAGCGTGTACCCCAAAAGCAGGATCATCACCCTGTTCGGCGGCCTGGACCAGAAGGGCATGCCGACCAACAAGCTCGTCAGCAAGCCCCTGCCGACCGACCTCGGCCCCAAGACCCTGGCGCTGGTAGGGAAGAACAGCACCGGAGAGTTTACGCTGGATTTCATCAATGAGGCGGAATTGCCGCTGAACTGCATTTTCATCCAGAACCTGACCGGACGGACCTTCACCCTGGAGCTTCCCAAACCGCCGCAGGGCGAAAAGAGCGTCATTGAACTGCCCAGCAAATCCACCTACATTTTCGGCAAGGATTCCACGAACAGCAACGTTTCCCGCACCACTCCCGCCAGCCTGACGTACATGACCCGTTTAAAGAACGGCAAAGTCGTCAAGGTAAAGGACAGGGGCATGATGCTGACCACCTATCCGGAACGGAAAGTGGTCATGATCATTTCCCCGGATTCCTCCGGCCGCACCGTCGTTCTGACGGAGCTGATGATTTTCAAGGAAAAGCCGGTTTCCGCCTCTCCCGCCAGGTAACGGGGCATCTCTTTTTCCCTCCCGTTTTTTCGCAAGATGCGGAAGGAGGGATGGAAAGGCATTCTCAAAAGTCCGGGAGCACCCCGGGCCACTCGGAAAACGGGCGTCGCCGCCCGTTTTTTATGCATCCATTCAATTCTTCCCCCGGAACCCGAAGGTAAAAACCGGACGCTTCCCGGCTGGAAGAAAATACTGATGAACCTCCGGCAAAGCCGCACGGCCACTTTCCGTTCCGGGTAAAACGGCCCTATTCCTGCGGAATCAGGAGCACGGCACGGAGGAGGGCGCCCTTCCTGCAGCACGGTGACGGTAAAAAGAAGCCGGAGCTCAGGAGCGCCCGGAATCTTCATCCAGAGGGGGCCATGCCAGCCTAATAGACTTTCGGCACCAATCCCTGGCGGCTCATCTTGTCTTCCACCTTGCGGCGGTTTTCTTCCAGACGCCGCGCGTCATAGGTATCATCCACGGGCTGTGCTTCCGGAATGTTCTCTCCGCGTCCGGCCTGGTACTGCTGAACCTGCGGAAGCACCCCTTCCACCAGTTCCCGGCATATCCAGGAGGGGAGAATGTAGGTTTCCGTACGTCCGGCGCGGCTGAGGGCCAGCCCTACAAATTTTCCGTTGACGTCAATGACCGGGCATCCGGCACGCTCCGGGAACAGGGTCATGTCCGACTGGATAACCAGCGGGAATTCATCCCGCTTCAGGCTCATGCGGTTGCCCATGGAGTTCATCATATCCAGGCGTTTCTGGGGGAATTTCATCACCTTGGGCCTGGGGCCGGTGAGAAGCTTTCCTTCAATCACCTGATTTTGCCGCCTTACTTCCACGGGAACCGTTTCACCGGGACGCACCCCGACCATGGCAGCGCGGATGGAGTACATGCCGTCAACCGGCTTTCCGTTCAGTTTCATCAGCAGGTCACCGGCCTGCAGGCCGCTCCGGTGCGCGCCGCTTCCGGCTTCCACACCGCCGATCATCACTCCTTCCCCATCCCAGCGGGGATCGGAAACGATGCCCAGATAAGGCTGGTCGTCCGCCCGCAGGCTGCGCTGCGCCACGGAGACAACGCCGAAGTCACTGACATGCCCCGTAGGGGATACGGCTGCAATTACATCCCCTTCCCGCGCCTGAACATAGGAGTCCAGGTCAATGGGAGGGGCGGGAAGCCCCGGCACGTCCATCATCAGCAGGTCGTGTTCCGGAAGGGCAAAGAGCACCTTGGCGTCGTAAACCCGTCCGGAAAAGTCCACCAGCATGACCGGGCGCCGCTCCTTCTGGAGGTCGCTCAGCTTGGTGAGCACTTTTCCCTTCCCCACCACTGTTCCCAGCGCTACCTGCGTATTGCCGGCCACCAGCGCCACTACGGACCGGCCCACAGGACCGGCCACCTGGTCCCATTCCCGGAAGATTTCCCTGGCCTGGTTATCAAGCACCGCCCTGTCCTCCGGGGCGATCATCTGTTCCGGGGGGAGCGGGGAAGTTATTTCCTGTCCACAGGCGGCGGATGCCGCCAAAGCCGCCCATAAATATTTCATCATCATCCTTGAGTCTCTTCTTCATGTTTCAGGCCGGACATTAAATCTCCGCGCCTGCCGAATGTAAGGTCCGCCTTGTAGGCCGTGCCTTTCCTCACCACCACTACCGGAACGGTTTCTCCGGGGCGGTGCCTGCCCAGTTCACGGAGCATGTCCCGGACGGAACGCAGGCTCCGGCTGTCCATGTGGGTGATGACGTCTCCCGGCTTGATGCCCGCGGTATCCGCCGGGGAGTTCACCACTACGTCCTGCACCACCACGCCGTCCACGCCCAGCACGTCCATCATGGCAAATCCCAGAACGGGAGATTCCGGGTCAGCCATGGGGTGAAGGCCAAGCTGGCCCCAGTGCCGCCCCGCAAGCAGGCTGTCCCAGTCCCTCCGGAACACGGAAACGGGAACATGATTGTTGATTTTCAGCATGGGGCCGATAGAGGAATGAATGCCCACCAGTTTGCCGGACAAGTCAAAGAGAGGCCCGCCGGAGTCCCCGCCGATCAGCGTGCATTCCGAAATAAGGAAGCGCTGCTTCCCGTCCGTGCACAGCCTTCCCATGCGGATGGGGGCGCGGCGTTCCGGATCAAAGCCCTTGGAATGCCCCAGCGCCACCACAAAGTCACCAACACGCAGCCCGTCGGATTCCCCCAGCTCCACATGGGGATAGTTCCCGCCGCCCATGATTTGCACCATGGCGGCGTCCCGCGTAAAGTTGGCGCCCAGCACGCGGCCCTTGACCACGCGCCCGTCCGCAAAGACCACGCGCATGATTTCATCACCGCCCACCACATGGGCAGCCGTTAAAATAAGACCTTGCGGCGTGACGATCACACCACTGCCCGTCTCCCCTCCGTCGGACACCAGGGCCACCGTTGCAGCTGTGGCCGTAGAGGCTACCTCGTGCACATGCTTTTGCAGATCCGCCATGGAAGAGACATTCCCCGCCAGACCTATTCCTCCTAAAAACAGGGACACAAGCCCCCCAACGACCAAGTAATAAAAACTCGTCATCCTGAATGCTGATATCATGAAATTACCGATAACCGTATGATAGGACATATCCTACTAGATAAACGTCCAGACCGGTACAAATTTGTCTAACAATTGCGACATGGCCCCCCATCTTTTGCTTAGACCATCCCGATTGTTTATGATAAAATTCTCCCACGGATGGGTTTAAACGACAAATCACGGAAACGAAATGCCGGGTCCTGGCGGGAACGCATCCAGGATGATGAAGCGGCTTCCCGTCCCCAAACGGAGCGCAGAAAGAGATCCGCGCCCCGCCCGTCCTATCCCGGCCTGCCTCCGAATGATCCCGGTCCGGCCGTGATTCCGGGGCCCACCCGCAGAACCGGGAAATCCCGCGGCGGTTCTTCCCGGAATGATGCGCCTCCGCCACGCCCGCGCCGCATTTCCCGCCCCGTTCCGCCGGAGGAGCATGAGGATTACGACGGCTCCGGGGAAGACCTCCGCTCCGCACGCCCGGGAAGACCGCGCAAGCCGCGGTTTACGATTTTCGGCGCCCTGCTGTTCGTTCTGCTGATGCCGTTCCGCTTCATCGGCTCCCTGACGCGGAACATCCAGTGGTTCGTCAGATGGCCCCTGCGCATCCTGCTGGGCTGTTGCTTCGCGGGCATCGTGATCGGCTCCATCCTGGTGTTCCTGTACGGCACCATTTCCAACCGCTATGACATTTCCGAGGTCAAGAGCAACATCCCGGAACGCACGGTGATCCTGGACCGCAAGAACCGCACCATCGGCACCCTGCACGGGGAAAACCGCAAGCGCGTCTCCCTCCAGGAGGTTCCCCCCATTTTCATCGACGCTCTGATCCTGCGTGAAGACAACCGCTTTTACGACCACGGCGGCGTGGACTGGATAGGCGTAGGCCGCGCCGTGGCGCAGGTGCTCAAGCACAAGAGGGCCACACAAGGGGCTTCCACCCTCACCATGCAGCTTGCCAAAATCACGTACAACCACCAGGAGCGCAACCTGCACGCCAAGCTCACGGAAGTGGCTCTGGCAAAACGTATTGAAGCCACTTACACGAAGGACGAGATTCTGGAGACCTATATCAACCGCATTTTCTGGGGCCATACTTTCCTGGGGATTGCGGCGGCGGCGCGGGGGTATTACGACAAGGAGCCGCGGGACCTTTCCCTGTCAGAGTGCGCCACACTGGCCGGCATCATTTACGGCCCGAACGATTTCTCCCCCATCAAGCATCCGGAGGAAGCCAAAAAGGTGCGCGACATCGTCCTGGGCCTGCTGGAAAAGGAGGGCAAGATCACCCAAGTTCAGTATGAGGCGGCGCTGGCGGAACCGATCGTTACCCGGATGCCCCAGTCCCGGTCAGAGGAGAATTACGCCATGGGCCTGGTCCGCCGGGAGCTGGACGCCATTCTGGAGGAAGAAGACATCCGCCTGGGCGGCCTGGTGGTCCACACCACGCTGGATCTTGACCTGCAGAACGCCACGCTGGACGCCATCAACAAGCACATGGAAGCCCTGGAAGCGCGCAAGGATTTCAGGAAGCACCTGGCTTCCCTGCAAGCCAGGCGGGAGAAGAAGGGAATTGTCAAGAACAAGCTGACCACCAAGGCGGAATATGAAGCGGCCCTGGCCGCCTGGAAGGCGCTCCCCGCGGAACGGAAGGAAGGAACGCAGCCTCCCATGCCCAATTATATCCAGTCCGCCGCCGTGGTCATGGACAATGCCACCGGGGCGCTTCTCGCCGTCGTCGGCGGCCGGGATGCGGAGGAATCCAAGCTGAACCGCGCCATCCAGTCACGCAGGCAGACCGGCTCCCTGTTCAAGCCGTTCATTTACGCCACCTTCTTCCAGCAGGGCAATTCCGCGGATACCCGCATTTCAGACGACCGCATCGGCTATGGGGAGATACGCGGAGCCGCCAACTGGTCCCCCCGCAACTCGGACGGCACGTACCGGGGCATGAAGCCGGCCTCCTTCGGCCTCATCCTTTCCCGCAACACCATGTCCGTGCGCATCGGGAACCGGGCCGGATTGTCCAACGTCATCCAGTCCGCCCAGCTGGCGGGCTTCCACGGGAACATTTCCCGCACGCCGGCCCTGTACCTGGGCACGTGGGAAGCCTCTCCCCTGGACATTGCCAGCGCCTACAGCGTTTTTGCCAACGGCGGCGTGCGCCCCACGCCGTATATCATTGACCACATTACGGATTCCAAGGGGCAGCCGCGCTTCGCCATCACCAAGAGCAAGCGCACCGTGTACACCCAGCGCGCGGCCAACATTACTTCCTCCATCCTCCAGCAGGTCTGCAAGCCCGGAGGCACGGCAGGCAGAATCACCACCCTGGGCTTCAAGCCCCCCTGCGGCGGCAAGACCGGGACCACGAACAATTACACGAACGCGTGGTTCGCCGGATATACCTCCAACCTCACGTGCAGCGTATGGGTAGGGTTTGACTCCTCCACCAAGATTCTGGAAAAAGGGTACGGCGGCACGCTGGCCCTGCCCGT containing:
- a CDS encoding sodium:solute symporter, producing MFTDILVIAVYFLAIFCIGIYAGRKQNSLTDYALGNRSLPWWAILASILAAEISAATFLGAPGEGYHTRNFTYAQLCIGTILGRIIVGKLFLKPYYDYKVVSIYEYLEKRFGLLTRRTASMVFLISRVLASGTRLYFAGILLVIAYQFMTGATADSDQIVLLYIGALVAISVATTIYTAIGGLKAVVWTDVLQAVVLGVSMLSALWVLFSHIPGGWASISASMNGGGDWKFFSWGTKEGLDFLQQCTHILGQEYTVWAAFLGATFITMATHGTDQDMVQRMLAAKTEKGGTRAVIVSGLLDFPIVIVFLFTGILLYVFYQTTPAALPADTPQLHVFPYFIIHELPNGIRGLLIAGLLATAMGSLSTALNSLATTATKDWYQGVFKPEATERELLRCVRWGTAGFSLLLILVGSITAWYVVHHPDVRIIQIALGIFGYTYGSLLGIFLLGMLTRTRGNDKGNIIAMAAGFLVIAFLTELIPLPGGWKQYIPEIAFPWRVTIGTLVTFAVGFVFRSRHLSAR
- a CDS encoding CTP synthase, which codes for MKYIFVTGGVVSSLGKGLAAASIGTLLERCGLKVTLQKFDPYLNVDPGTMSPFQHGEVYVLNDGAETDLDLGHYERFVHCSLSRLNNLTSGQVFESVLRKERRGDYLGKTVQYIPHVTDEIKNRLYEVTEKSDVDIIITEIGGTVGDMEGHIFLEALRQFALEVGRDNVCFIHVTLLPYIKAAGEMKTKPTQQSVAKLREIGIQPDVIICRTEYDMSEDERRKIAMFCNVEAKNVIAFRDVKNTIYECPLDLSQDKIDRIVTKRLGLDVPAPNLADWQRYVGRVISPSHSIKIAVVGKYIALQDAYKSIYESFTHAGAENDARVEILRIDAEEIEEKGAEALIGSVDGILVPGGFGDRGIEGKIQTVEYARTKGIPFLGICLGMQVAVIEYARHICGMDDANSTEFDQKSTHPVISLQEEQKGIKAMGATMRLGAYKALIQPGTLAHKLYGKDSVTERHRHRYEFNPAYRGELENAGLVISAVNDEHGLVEVVELPSHPFFIACQYHPEFQSAPNRAHPLFSGLVSAALEHKSHS
- a CDS encoding cytidylyltransferase domain-containing protein; this translates as MWEIKNRNFQRLLAHFPRWETHELSISVIRDPSAQDKIDNLTGTRGAERLMRRYTGDRGNGGLPSHPSHPYNPYLAFPPLXRNGDALYFSRSVIPYARHPRVTPPLRHLGIYAYRRDFLENYVRWEPTPLEQTESLEQLRALENGARIRVILTDHVSVGVDTPEQAAQVEQILLNTH
- a CDS encoding PDZ domain-containing protein, which encodes MMMKYLWAALAASAACGQEITSPLPPEQMIAPEDRAVLDNQAREIFREWDQVAGPVGRSVVALVAGNTQVALGTVVGKGKVLTKLSDLQKERRPVMLVDFSGRVYDAKVLFALPEHDLLMMDVPGLPAPPIDLDSYVQAREGDVIAAVSPTGHVSDFGVVSVAQRSLRADDQPYLGIVSDPRWDGEGVMIGGVEAGSGAHRSGLQAGDLLMKLNGKPVDGMYSIRAAMVGVRPGETVPVEVRRQNQVIEGKLLTGPRPKVMKFPQKRLDMMNSMGNRMSLKRDEFPLVIQSDMTLFPERAGCPVIDVNGKFVGLALSRAGRTETYILPSWICRELVEGVLPQVQQYQAGRGENIPEAQPVDDTYDARRLEENRRKVEDKMSRQGLVPKVY
- a CDS encoding S1C family serine protease, whose amino-acid sequence is MADLQKHVHEVASTATAATVALVSDGGETGSGVIVTPQGLILTAAHVVGGDEIMRVVFADGRVVKGRVLGANFTRDAAMVQIMGGGNYPHVELGESDGLRVGDFVVALGHSKGFDPERRAPIRMGRLCTDGKQRFLISECTLIGGDSGGPLFDLSGKLVGIHSSIGPMLKINNHVPVSVFRRDWDSLLAGRHWGQLGLHPMADPESPVLGFAMMDVLGVDGVVVQDVVVNSPADTAGIKPGDVITHMDSRSLRSVRDMLRELGRHRPGETVPVVVVRKGTAYKADLTFGRRGDLMSGLKHEEETQG
- a CDS encoding transglycosylase domain-containing protein, coding for MIPGPTRRTGKSRGGSSRNDAPPPRPRRISRPVPPEEHEDYDGSGEDLRSARPGRPRKPRFTIFGALLFVLLMPFRFIGSLTRNIQWFVRWPLRILLGCCFAGIVIGSILVFLYGTISNRYDISEVKSNIPERTVILDRKNRTIGTLHGENRKRVSLQEVPPIFIDALILREDNRFYDHGGVDWIGVGRAVAQVLKHKRATQGASTLTMQLAKITYNHQERNLHAKLTEVALAKRIEATYTKDEILETYINRIFWGHTFLGIAAAARGYYDKEPRDLSLSECATLAGIIYGPNDFSPIKHPEEAKKVRDIVLGLLEKEGKITQVQYEAALAEPIVTRMPQSRSEENYAMGLVRRELDAILEEEDIRLGGLVVHTTLDLDLQNATLDAINKHMEALEARKDFRKHLASLQARREKKGIVKNKLTTKAEYEAALAAWKALPAERKEGTQPPMPNYIQSAAVVMDNATGALLAVVGGRDAEESKLNRAIQSRRQTGSLFKPFIYATFFQQGNSADTRISDDRIGYGEIRGAANWSPRNSDGTYRGMKPASFGLILSRNTMSVRIGNRAGLSNVIQSAQLAGFHGNISRTPALYLGTWEASPLDIASAYSVFANGGVRPTPYIIDHITDSKGQPRFAITKSKRTVYTQRAANITSSILQQVCKPGGTAGRITTLGFKPPCGGKTGTTNNYTNAWFAGYTSNLTCSVWVGFDSSTKILEKGYGGTLALPVWVDIMLAAQKEGYPANAIRTSPGSEGQAVLVCRESNQLAHSGCQYAKTAYFETSAGYQAPTRMCEKHIPMAEPDTEENIPFAEPLDGSDDNIPLAEPVEETDAIPYATPI